CAACGGAATACTAAGTAAGAATAAGCAGGTGTCGGGGATTTTCCTCCGAAACAGCTAGTGGGGTAACGAATACTAATTGTATATAAAGCGCCCACTAGATTTGCCATCGACATAGTCACAGCACGAGTGAAGCAAAGAGTTTGTGTTGACCTGGAAGTAAAATGCTATTAAAATACTTGGGAGTTTTGGCGCTACTAGGCGTGGCAGCAGTTGTCGACGCCGGCCTCAGTGATGTAGACTACTGTAGTCCGGCCTATATGTGCAGTGGACGCAGAGAAAAGCATGTTTTGGCTTGCAATCATACCGGAGTGAGTATGaacatactttttaatttatgtttatatattaaagaTGTTCACATCATTTTTCTTCACAGGCTTTCGATGAGCGCTGCCCAGCAAATGCCGAAATGCTGCCAATGACTGAAGAATTTAAAAAACTCTTCCTAGGTGAACACAATAAATATCGCAACGAGATAGCGAAGGGTTTAACTTTCGAGCCGGCTGCAGCCATGGCCACCCTAGAATGGGACGACGAGCTTGCGTACTTTGCGGAATTTAATGTAAAGCAATGTGGTATCATTTATGAGGATCAGAAATGCTTCACCACTGCACGCTACAATACGCTGGATCAAAATATCGGTTGGCTATTCAATACCAAATCTAAATTCAATCGTtcgaatattttcaatgaaattaaggAGCATATAAGGATTAATTGGTATGAGCAGTATCATGATTGTACACAGGCCGAAATCGATTCGTATCATCCCCCGCAATTGTAAGTAAAATGAGGaaatatatttcgttttaatatttattcttatttttgacTATTTCTTCTCTGTTCTCTTcagcaaattaattttacattttggcaaAATGGTTATGGATCGCAATAATCGCGTTGGCTGTGCTGCATCTCTCTACGAAACCGCATATGGCATTAATGTGTTATTCACTTGTAATTACGCCCGTCGCCTATTCTGCTACAAACCCATATACCGTTCGGGCGCTTATCCAGGTTCTCACTGTAGAACTGGTATGAATCcaatttatccatttttgtgCTCCACGAAAGAGGAGTTCAATCCAAATGACTATAGGGTTTAATTACCTTGTAAATGGACCTAACATAATTCtggaatcaaataaaattaaaataaataaatatactggataaaaagttaatttcagtTAATCTTCAGCGCAGATATCCTATATCCATTTTGTATAGACACCGCAATTTAGAGACTATCGACTGTATAATTATAATCCGATGGAATCGATGATCGTGAATGTTTccgaaatttgtatgaaatacaTTCATAACTAATTTTGGAGCTAAGATTAAGATTAAGCTGGTTACGGTACTTTAAAGAAGACGTCAATTAAACCGATAACGTCAGAAAAAAAGgagatttatattttatacttaaCTAAAATgattaaactaattaaattaaagctaacaaattaaaaattataaaattgactGCTGCTAAAAACATTAACATTGCGAAATATCGAGAAATTTGGTAACTTCGCAACCCGAAGATCATAACGGAAGTAAGGCTGCTTGTATCTTCATCCGTACATGGTACTATTTACTTAGCACTGTCAAATGCACTAATATATCACAATCTGTGCCATGCAACACAGATTTATAAGTGGCGCTAGATGACAGAGCGGGAGTTGTAGTTTCCATAGCAACAAGATCCTCGGTTGTTCCTTCTACTCTTGATAATGCAGTAATACCCTTTAAGGCGCTGGAAGATTCAGCGACTGTTGTGCTCTTTTCAGTTAAAGACGAAGTGCCATAAGATCCATCGACTGTTTTGCTTTCTTCAGTTGCTGATGAAAATGTTGTACCATTTGAAGTAGTGTCCGATTCGTCGACTGTTGTGCTTCCTTCAGTTGATAAGGATGTTGCAGCATCTGAAGTAATGGAAGATCCATCGACTGTCGTGCTTCCTTCAGTTGATAGGGATGTTGCAGCGTCTGAAGTGCTGGAAGCTTCGTCGACTGTTGTGGTCTCTTCAGTTGATGACAACGGTGTTGTAACAGCTGAAGTGCTAGAAGATTCGTCGACTATTGTGCTCTCTTCAGTAGAAAGGGATGTTGTAGCATCTGAAGTGCTGGAAGATCCGTCGACTGTTGTGCTTCCTTCAGAAGATAGGGATGTTGTAGCGTCTGAAGTGCTAGAAGCTTCGTCGACTGTTGTGGTCTCTTCAGTTGATGATAACGGTGTTGTAACAGCTGA
The DNA window shown above is from Bactrocera tryoni isolate S06 chromosome 4, CSIRO_BtryS06_freeze2, whole genome shotgun sequence and carries:
- the LOC120774778 gene encoding antigen 5 like allergen Cul n 1-like, encoding MLLKYLGVLALLGVAAVVDAGLSDVDYCSPAYMCSGRREKHVLACNHTGAFDERCPANAEMLPMTEEFKKLFLGEHNKYRNEIAKGLTFEPAAAMATLEWDDELAYFAEFNVKQCGIIYEDQKCFTTARYNTLDQNIGWLFNTKSKFNRSNIFNEIKEHIRINWYEQYHDCTQAEIDSYHPPQFKLILHFGKMVMDRNNRVGCAASLYETAYGINVLFTCNYARRLFCYKPIYRSGAYPGSHCRTGMNPIYPFLCSTKEEFNPNDYRV